One segment of Manihot esculenta cultivar AM560-2 chromosome 4, M.esculenta_v8, whole genome shotgun sequence DNA contains the following:
- the LOC110608407 gene encoding auxin-responsive protein SAUR21 has protein sequence MAIRFPAITHVKQILRRSNMLQNQSASNFTDVPKGYLAVYVGEGQKKRYIVPVSLLNKPSFQELLRKSEEEFGFNHPMGGITIPCREDIFINLTSC, from the coding sequence ATGGCTATTCGCTTTCCTGCCATCACACATGTTAAGCAGATTCTTCGCCGATCAAACATGCTTCAAAATCAATCTGCTTCTAATTTTACTGATGTTCCAAAAGGCTACTTAGCAGTATATGTTGGAGAAGGACAAAAGAAGAGATACATAGTTCCCGTATCATTGTTGAATAAGCCTTCATTTCAAGAATTGCTAAGGAAGTCCGAGGAAGAATTTGGTTTCAATCATCCAATGGGCGGTATCACAATTCCCTGCAGAGAAGACATCTTTATTAATCTTACTTCATGTTAG